A single genomic interval of Gossypium raimondii isolate GPD5lz chromosome 11, ASM2569854v1, whole genome shotgun sequence harbors:
- the LOC105804527 gene encoding U-box domain-containing protein 9 produces MAEKGDSSATGAETTSMAEKETPSMTEKQASSATGEETSSMAEKETSSMAAERKSSAVGEETDLEKVVERVVTTIPEDDATYKIDIMNESRRLLSLLKEMKLNQTVGLGRGDGDRAFLDEQLVILGSGQNWLNDGNLKCAMVDRVLVELLLEKLSSSLPDQNEAAKDLQMLTKAKPSCREAFSKLNGAISRLLSPLSLTKVESNPELQEDLITTVLNILTDDRNKHLVGEHPRAIPLLTESMKYGTDETRRNAIAALVSLSALDLNKFIIGSSGALAPLLEVMCVGHPLAIKEAASAIRSLCKVYENQDKFTKLGAVKIILQKIKEGILVDELLGVLAVLSTHNDAVEELGDPDTFHYLIDIKRNTASEIARKKCIEILFNVCFQLDMLLDRETILVHFHCCSETNSSSVTSCQRKKLGHVYTELPYTNYQANFGPNEQRAKKNSINCGSQSLYISNMVFFEFKY; encoded by the exons atGGCTGAAAAAGGAGACTCATCAGCAACAGGGGCAGAAACAACTTCAATGGCTGAAAAAGAAACGCCTTCAATGACTGAAAAACAAGCGTCATCAGCAACTGGGGAAGAAACATCTTCAATGGCTGAAAAAGAAACGTCTTCAATGGCTGCAGAAAGAAAGTCATCAGCAGTAGGGGAAGAAACAGATTTAGAGAAAGTAGTGGAAAGAGTGGTGACAACGATTCCTGAAGATGATGCTACCTACAAAATTGATATAATGAACGAATCTAGAAGACTCTTGTCTCTTTTAAAAGAGATGAAGCTGAATCAAACGGTTGGTCTTGGAAGGGGTGACGGAGATAGAGCATTCTTGGATGAGCAACTCGTGATCTTGGGTTCAGGCCAG AACTGGTTGAATGATGGTAACCTAAAATGCGCTATGGTGGATCGAGTATTAGTAGAGTTGTTGCTTGAAAAGTTGTCGTCTTCACTTCCTGATCAGAACGAAGCTGCTAAAGACCTTCAAATGCTGACAAAGGCAAAACCATCATGTAGGGAAGCTTTTTCCAAGCTCAATGGTGCCATCTCTAGATTGCTCAGTCCGCTATCGTTAACCAAGGTCGAGTCAAATCCAGAGCTCCAGGAAGATTTGATCACAACAGTTTTAAACATTTTGACTGATGACCGCAATAAGCATCTCGTAGGGGAACATCCTCGTGCCATCCCTTTGCTTACTGAATCTATGAAGTATGGAACCGATGAAACAAGGAGAAATGCTATAGCTGCTCTCGTATCATTATCGGCACTCGACTTAAACAAGTTCATCATTGGAAGTTCCGGTGCTCTTGCACCTCTACTTGAAGTAATGTGTGTAGGACATCCATTGGCAATAAAAGAAGCTGCCTCTGCAATACGCAGCCTTTGTAAAGTATATGAGAACCAAGACAAGTTTACTAAATTAGGAGCAGTGAAGATAATCCTACAGAAGATCAAAGAGGGTATACTTGTTGATGAGCTATTGGGTGTTCTTGCAGTTCTATCTACACATAATGATGCCGTTGAAGAACTTGGGGACCCTGATACTTTTCATTACTTGATTGATATCAAAAGAAATACCGCTTCCGAAATTGCTAGAAAGAAATGCATCGAGATCCTGTTTAATGT ctgTTTCCAGCTTGATATGCTGCTTGATAGGGAAACAATACTTGTACATTTTCATTGTTGTTCTGAAACAAATTCAAGCTCAGTTACCAGCTGCCAGCGTAAAAAACTAGGGCATGTGTATACAGAACTTCCATATACCAATTATCAGGCAAATTTTGGTCCAAATGAGCAAAGGGCAAAGAAAAATTCTATCAATTGTGGAAGTCAGTCCCTTTATATCAGCAATATGGTCTTCTTTGAGTTCAAATATTGA
- the LOC105804529 gene encoding thioredoxin-like 1-1, chloroplastic, with protein sequence MAEVLGKSNLFTACNYSQKKNQEGGVPLFSRRISVFCLRKNSFPSLRLEPQALRSGFNGQRVVFLEKRSLNERRFCRVPIKAQMQTGLIGKTQKWWEKGNQPNMKEVTSAQDLVDSLLNAGDKLVIVDFFSPGCGGCKALHPKICQLAEMNPDVQFLKVNYEEHKSMCYSLNVHVLPFFRFYRGAQGRLCSFSCTNATIKKFKDALAKHSPDRCSLGPTKGLEEKELLALAANKDLSFNYTPKPVHPAPEEIPVLKEVPSGSSFRPKESEEKTLIGVGR encoded by the exons ATGGCTGAAGTTTTGGGGAAGTCAAATCTGTTTACAGCTTGTAACTATAGTCAGAAGAAGAATCAAGAAGGTGGCGTTCCTTTGTTTTCCAGGAGAATCTCTGTGTTTTGTTTGAGAAAGAATAGTTTTCCTTCTTTGAGGTTGGAACCTCAAGCTTTGAGGAGTGGTTTTAATGGTCAAAGAGTGGtttttttagagaaaagaaGTCTAAATGAGAGAAGGTTCTGTCGAGTTCCCATTAAAGCACAG ATGCAAACTGGGCTTATTGGTAAAACTCAAAAGTGGTGGGAGAAGGGGAATCAACCAAATATGAAAGAAGTGACATCTGCACAAGACCTGGTGGACTCACTTTTGAATGCTGGGGATAAACTTGTTATAGTGGATTTCTTCTCTCCTGGTTGTGGTGGCTGCAAGGCTCTTCATCCCAAG ATTTGCCAATTGGCAGAGATGAATCCGGATGTGCAGTTCCTTAAGGTGAACTATGAGGAGCATAAATCCATGTGTTATAGCCTTAATGTACATGTGTTGCCTTTCTTTAGGTTCTATAGAGGAGCTCAGGGTCGTCTATGCAGCTTTAGCTGCACCAATGCCACG atcaaaaaattcaaagatgcatTGGCCAAGCACTCACCAGACCGATGCAGCCTTGGGCCGACAAAAGGTCTCGAGGAGAAGGAGCTTTTGGCATTAGCTGCCAACAAAGACCTTTCCTTCAACTACACACCGAAACCAGTTCATCCTGCACCGGAAGAAATTCCGGTGCTGAAAGAAGTTCCATCCGGTTCATCCTTCAGGCCAAAAGAAAGCGAGGAGAAGACCTTGATTGGTGTGGGGAGATGA